The following coding sequences lie in one Pristis pectinata isolate sPriPec2 chromosome 20, sPriPec2.1.pri, whole genome shotgun sequence genomic window:
- the prok1 gene encoding prokineticin-1, giving the protein MKILLLLTFLLLLNFSQSIVITGACDRDVQCGPGSCCAVSLWLRGLRMCTPQGQEGDKCHPFSHKVPFSGKRQHHTCPCLPYLFCSRSLDARFRCTSQFKHMKFQ; this is encoded by the exons ATGAAAATTCTGCTCCTCCTAACTTTCCTGCTTTTACTAAATTTCAGCCAAAGTATTGTTATTACAGGG GCTTGTGATCGGGATGTGCAGTGCGGCCCAGGATCCTGCTGTGCCGTCAGCCTGTGGCTGCGTGGACTGCGAATGTGCACTCCGCagggacaggaaggagataagtgTCATCCCTTCAGTCATAAG GTTCCGTTCTCCGGGAAGCGGCAACACCACACCTGCCCGTGTCTGCCGTATCTGTTCTGCTCCAGGTCTCTGGACGCCAGATTTCGATGCACGTCCCAGTTCAAACACATGAAGTTCCAGTGA